From the genome of Solidesulfovibrio carbinolicus, one region includes:
- a CDS encoding redoxin domain-containing protein gives MRRIATLPAVVAVLAALALAAPAPAPAAAPLPPGLAANIFEVPHLPPTDSNLAVAVGSPMPDFDLPTVTGGRVKLSDYLGKKNLVISFVPAAWTPVCSGQWPGYNIAQDIFEENDAALVGITVDNIPTLYAWTRQMGDLWFPVASDFWPHGSLAQKLGILRSDGVSERALFLVDKKGVIRFIDVHDINARPDLGPLLEAMAKVQAEK, from the coding sequence ATGCGCCGCATCGCCACGCTTCCAGCCGTCGTCGCCGTCCTGGCCGCCCTGGCCTTGGCCGCCCCGGCCCCGGCTCCGGCCGCCGCCCCCCTGCCGCCGGGGCTGGCCGCCAACATTTTCGAGGTCCCCCACCTGCCGCCCACGGACAGCAACCTCGCCGTGGCCGTGGGCAGTCCCATGCCCGACTTCGACCTGCCGACCGTAACCGGCGGCCGGGTCAAGCTCTCGGACTACCTCGGCAAGAAAAACCTCGTCATTTCCTTCGTGCCCGCCGCATGGACGCCGGTGTGCTCCGGCCAGTGGCCCGGCTACAACATCGCCCAGGACATCTTCGAGGAAAACGACGCCGCCCTTGTCGGCATCACCGTGGACAACATCCCCACCCTCTACGCCTGGACCCGACAAATGGGCGACCTGTGGTTCCCCGTGGCCTCGGACTTCTGGCCCCACGGCAGCCTGGCCCAAAAGCTCGGCATCCTGCGCAGCGACGGCGTCTCCGAACGGGCGCTGTTTTTGGTGGACAAAAAAGGCGTGATCCGCTTCATTGATGTGCATGACATCAACGCCAGGCCGGACCTCGGCCCGCTGCTCGAAGCCATGGCCAAGGTGCAGGCCGAAAAATAA
- the rbr gene encoding rubrerythrin: protein MKSLKGSKTEKNILIAFSGESQARNRYTYFASVAKKEGYEQISAIFTETADQEKEHAKRLFKYLEGGEVEITAAFPAGVIASTVDNLLEAAGGESYEENDMYPSFAAIADEEGYPEVADTFRHIAKAEGFHKRRYAALADNIKNGKVFKRDGKLLWRCRNCGYPMESDHAPDKCPACEHPKAYFEIAPENW, encoded by the coding sequence ATGAAATCGCTCAAAGGCTCGAAGACCGAAAAGAACATCCTCATCGCCTTCTCCGGCGAATCCCAGGCCAGAAACCGCTACACCTACTTTGCCTCGGTGGCCAAAAAAGAAGGCTACGAGCAGATTTCCGCCATCTTCACCGAAACCGCCGACCAGGAAAAAGAACACGCCAAACGCCTGTTCAAATACCTCGAAGGCGGCGAAGTGGAAATCACCGCCGCCTTCCCGGCCGGCGTCATCGCCAGCACCGTGGACAACCTCCTCGAAGCCGCCGGCGGCGAATCCTACGAGGAAAACGACATGTATCCTTCCTTTGCCGCCATCGCCGACGAGGAAGGCTACCCCGAAGTGGCCGACACCTTCCGCCACATCGCCAAGGCCGAAGGCTTCCACAAACGCCGCTACGCCGCCCTGGCCGACAACATCAAAAACGGCAAGGTCTTCAAGCGCGACGGCAAGCTGCTCTGGCGCTGCCGCAACTGCGGCTACCCCATGGAAAGCGACCACGCCCCGGACAAATGCCCGGCCTGCGAACACCCCAAGGCCTACTTCGAGATCGCGCCCGAGAATTGGTAG
- a CDS encoding polysaccharide deacetylase family protein: protein MPRIGHHILGGVLACLLLFALAAAAPAQGLSDATRGVPLPGKGPRAYVNLIIDDLPNLDLWGQLADDADAFGMKTTLALNTAKATPADYAAMAARVAKGHEIANHTRDHVPVAPSGVIKLRFFSPQAKSAYAAVDSQAKVLRLIVDDNPKPLAELDLAENGRHPTLRQLTDALNNVRGVAAELGDPYYANIQSRFLAERDKTDIFFKNGFAPLFVDIPAHARYEIQGADEDIAAGLPGYAVKAMVYPFLVSDAASRQVTSELGLTCGRVGTAGNAALGAPGGYDLYRIYAVKPRDAFGTDPASPQFAAKVASFLKKIKEVGGVLCLYSHGPDEFTNEQWKALLPLLAADKEIAYVTLGELGDFVRKTGVLRDGKYYLPQGK, encoded by the coding sequence GTGCCCCGCATCGGCCACCATATCCTCGGCGGCGTTCTCGCCTGCTTGCTCCTTTTCGCCTTGGCCGCCGCCGCCCCGGCCCAAGGCCTGTCCGACGCCACCCGGGGCGTCCCCCTGCCCGGCAAAGGCCCCCGCGCCTACGTCAACCTCATCATCGACGACCTGCCCAACCTCGACCTGTGGGGCCAGCTCGCCGACGACGCCGACGCCTTTGGCATGAAGACCACCCTGGCCCTTAATACCGCCAAGGCCACGCCGGCCGACTACGCCGCCATGGCCGCCCGCGTGGCCAAGGGCCACGAGATCGCCAACCATACCCGCGACCACGTGCCCGTGGCCCCGTCGGGCGTCATCAAACTGCGCTTCTTCAGTCCCCAGGCCAAATCGGCCTACGCCGCCGTGGACAGCCAGGCCAAGGTCCTGCGCCTCATTGTTGATGACAACCCCAAACCCCTGGCCGAACTGGATCTCGCCGAAAATGGCCGCCATCCGACCCTGCGCCAGCTCACCGATGCCTTAAACAACGTGCGCGGCGTCGCGGCCGAACTCGGCGACCCGTACTACGCCAACATCCAGTCCCGGTTCCTGGCCGAGCGCGACAAGACCGACATTTTTTTTAAAAACGGCTTCGCGCCGTTGTTCGTCGATATCCCGGCCCACGCCCGCTACGAAATCCAGGGGGCCGACGAAGATATCGCCGCCGGCCTGCCCGGCTACGCCGTCAAAGCCATGGTCTACCCGTTTCTCGTCTCCGACGCCGCCTCGCGACAGGTCACCAGCGAACTGGGACTGACCTGCGGCCGTGTCGGCACCGCCGGCAACGCCGCCCTGGGCGCGCCCGGCGGCTACGACCTCTACCGCATCTACGCCGTCAAACCTCGCGACGCCTTCGGCACGGACCCCGCCTCGCCCCAGTTTGCCGCCAAGGTCGCCAGCTTCCTTAAAAAAATCAAAGAAGTCGGCGGCGTCCTGTGCCTCTACTCACACGGCCCTGACGAGTTCACCAACGAACAATGGAAAGCCCTGCTGCCGCTGCTCGCCGCAGACAAGGAAATCGCTTACGTCACCCTCGGGGAATTGGGCGATTTTGTTCGTAAAACAGGCGTGTTGCGCGATGGCAAGTACTACCTGCCCCAGGGCAAGTAG
- a CDS encoding glycoside hydrolase family 18 protein: protein MIKRAMRQGFPLALALFAAAFLLACVRPAGPALAQSRPAAGAAASLVNDRLSCWIADWDLARGLAEWRAHPGLFDTVRVFAAYFDEAGKPALAPAWAAAIGSDVARVFGPTPAFLTVVNDIATPTGKGNKLKDPELVRRLVGAPAARTAHIADLLTLAGRSRFAGIEIDYENVAAADWPDFCAFIAELYPAATAKGLAVSVVLQPQRRFLAAPLPAGPAYVLMGYNLFGSHSGPGPKATPAFLAEQAKSLRAIGLLDATALALATGGFDWTEAKAAKQLTESDAASLIAQKGAAPTRSDPDGYLVTRYRDPAGKEHEVWHADAATFATLWQAAQNAGFSRLAVWRLGGNSPALFTWLANLKH from the coding sequence ATGATCAAACGGGCCATGCGCCAGGGGTTTCCCCTGGCGCTGGCCCTTTTCGCGGCCGCTTTTCTGCTGGCCTGCGTGCGCCCGGCCGGCCCGGCCTTGGCCCAGTCCCGGCCCGCCGCCGGGGCCGCTGCGTCCCTCGTCAATGACCGCCTGTCCTGCTGGATTGCCGACTGGGATCTGGCCCGGGGGCTGGCCGAATGGCGCGCCCACCCCGGTCTGTTCGACACCGTGCGCGTCTTTGCCGCCTACTTCGACGAGGCCGGCAAACCCGCCCTGGCCCCGGCCTGGGCCGCCGCCATCGGCTCCGACGTGGCCCGGGTCTTCGGCCCGACCCCGGCCTTTCTCACCGTGGTCAACGACATCGCCACCCCCACAGGCAAGGGCAACAAACTCAAGGACCCCGAGCTGGTGCGCCGCCTCGTCGGCGCCCCGGCCGCCCGGACCGCCCATATCGCCGATCTCCTCACCCTGGCCGGACGCTCCCGCTTCGCCGGCATCGAGATCGACTACGAAAACGTGGCCGCCGCCGACTGGCCGGATTTTTGCGCCTTCATAGCCGAACTCTACCCGGCCGCCACGGCCAAGGGGCTGGCCGTCTCGGTGGTGCTCCAACCCCAGCGCCGCTTCCTGGCCGCGCCCCTGCCGGCCGGCCCGGCCTACGTGCTCATGGGCTACAACCTGTTCGGCTCCCACTCCGGCCCCGGCCCAAAGGCCACCCCCGCCTTCCTGGCCGAACAAGCCAAATCCCTTCGCGCCATCGGCCTGCTCGACGCCACCGCCCTGGCCCTGGCCACCGGCGGCTTCGACTGGACCGAGGCCAAGGCCGCCAAGCAACTCACCGAGTCCGACGCCGCCAGCCTCATCGCCCAGAAAGGGGCCGCCCCGACCCGTTCCGACCCCGACGGCTACCTCGTCACCCGCTACCGCGACCCGGCCGGCAAGGAACACGAAGTCTGGCACGCCGACGCCGCGACCTTCGCCACGCTGTGGCAGGCCGCCCAAAACGCCGGCTTCTCCCGTCTGGCCGTCTGGCGGCTGGGCGGCAACTCCCCGGCGCTTTTCACCTGGCTCGCCAACCTCAAACACTGA
- a CDS encoding tetratricopeptide repeat protein, whose product MALKNIVLTLALTLAAPTTALAADVSVVTLLRQSQQAAARGQLDQAMDMVNQALSQDPAYPPLWNQKASLQIKVKDYAGAMQTLAVALKVEPDNIETNVLALSALLRLDEKAGGKDPALARYAAGLNDGTAGALVADLLTRPGAKADLRRFLAAWTPASPQGQAMARLTAGYASGDPAAMAELAGAQAQGPAKAVLGALQFHAGKDMLAEQKLAVAQKLLEQAGDNGYDKVAVAGELGWVLYNQGQQAAAADLWEKDWRNAPDVGRWAAWIADARLAAKDYKRASDFLEKSLQFDPNSAVLQGQYLLALTASGQAEAAEKFAASLADAPDQDGLNFGRALIALNGGRYGEAAENLARIKNRRPFRDQFIELANLMVTKLGQSGDSAKMVADLRALVEGMDIKPEIMRDVGWRMWAAHRYDAALAFWKEALADGLGANDPLVARVVPLLIEQGRVGEAMAMLKSQAPEVNQLGLAWSLAAQNRWDLVAKLAPGLPAGPYADLLAAMAGLQNGQVPMALDKLRALAGLSAAGLGQAAVAGFNADGKPVKGALTPALARELYLRIIRTLAEQRNFGGFFFLTPPAWAAGVAPKALAAVQAEAGKALWRAGRLAEASTMLTAALGADPSLNPARLYLALVKKRQGQTAEAQALLTQALAGASPFDRDYALGEFAFLDGDKAQALNHFQRCLALAPADDAMRLRVISLLVDDVRFAEARQYASWYDAQVAKGDRAVFGTAAVVRLELGDPAGAEALYRKLLAQNPNSLDYLNGLGRALSRQSRYAQTVAALGNAYAASADPTLGALVCEASSAQGDYPEAIRLAEVGLAQSPKDRELLRLAAEAAEFAKDLPACEGYSRRALELDPDSLTMQNMLGRVLLDQEKFLEAEEHFQAILARNPHQLSSLRGLLSVYQLSGKADKAYKVAKALREAAPDDAPAQLKFAIAAAGDHAFRPAYPVLEKLHEFGPGSGVLCLYYADVRDAEAPGKVRLSQMIDHIRAVAGVGGMFLGVDELAARPVGDEARKEKTGNTPPAVVLIVDRTDAAVLEKIDGELAAVGGKAVLVVGGESLVPGTPYLPDAALVARLRQTGRWSLALTDHNPPRVTAPGGGKMSLWHAAGAEAGEAGDAGARLKARLAALDPKGEILGQTRPVFFYPGGAAPEELLTGEYAPYQKVVAETFPMAFELGPEGFWTPVANPRQIGSKAVSPAMDAAALQTWLREADPMRKVSLELAKVYSWQEQTGQAENYFEEAASLGLNPSEVTFNRAVNAYYAYDDPTALHLAQQAMAMAPDSLRAAEQLFRAELRVRPKAEAMATTWWDSDNRRYWWTGLGGNYHVRDDLMVFAKVGLVEWSIQSYQRRGYILKAYANAFENGEVSAEDLYDIANSRYTQSLGGQDVTVGGRWFFHPEYWLELQGQLTTTDGGPSGWVNGQATVHGPIAPKGAKIDGTWEVQAAHERIDTVEAITDQIMANRLSIFTHTRILDFWDLFINAHGISRTDGNNTGSIDGRLLRRLIEYPLFSMGYAFQFANSDRNPIQYWAPQDLATHLAYGSFGYAPSKWFNVNGSLGYGVSSDRNNSWREVWRANAGMDITMRDRLKLSLKYSYFSTPDYNLSEAWAGISYTF is encoded by the coding sequence ATGGCACTCAAGAATATTGTCCTCACCCTGGCGCTGACCCTGGCCGCCCCGACAACCGCCCTGGCCGCCGACGTTTCGGTGGTGACGCTGTTGCGCCAATCCCAGCAGGCGGCTGCCCGGGGCCAGCTCGACCAGGCCATGGACATGGTCAACCAGGCCCTGTCCCAGGACCCGGCCTATCCACCCCTGTGGAACCAGAAGGCTTCCCTGCAAATCAAAGTCAAGGACTATGCCGGGGCCATGCAGACCCTGGCCGTGGCCCTCAAGGTCGAGCCGGACAACATCGAAACCAATGTCCTGGCCCTGTCGGCCCTCCTGCGGCTGGACGAAAAGGCCGGCGGCAAGGACCCGGCTCTGGCCCGTTACGCCGCCGGCTTAAACGACGGCACGGCCGGGGCGCTTGTCGCCGATCTGCTCACCCGCCCCGGGGCCAAGGCCGATCTGCGCCGCTTTCTGGCCGCCTGGACCCCGGCCTCGCCCCAGGGCCAGGCCATGGCCCGGCTGACCGCCGGCTACGCCTCGGGCGATCCGGCCGCCATGGCCGAGCTGGCCGGGGCGCAGGCCCAGGGGCCGGCCAAGGCCGTGCTTGGAGCCCTGCAGTTCCATGCCGGCAAGGACATGCTGGCCGAGCAAAAGCTGGCCGTGGCCCAAAAGCTCCTGGAGCAGGCCGGGGACAACGGCTATGACAAGGTGGCCGTGGCCGGCGAACTGGGCTGGGTGCTCTACAACCAGGGCCAGCAGGCCGCCGCCGCCGATCTGTGGGAAAAGGACTGGCGCAACGCCCCCGACGTCGGCCGCTGGGCCGCCTGGATCGCCGACGCCCGCCTGGCTGCCAAGGACTACAAGCGCGCGTCCGATTTCCTGGAAAAAAGCCTGCAGTTCGACCCGAACAGCGCCGTGCTCCAAGGCCAGTACCTCTTGGCCCTGACCGCTTCGGGCCAGGCCGAGGCGGCCGAAAAGTTCGCCGCCTCCCTGGCCGACGCCCCGGATCAGGACGGCCTCAATTTCGGCCGGGCCCTTATTGCCTTAAACGGCGGCCGCTACGGCGAAGCCGCCGAAAACCTGGCCCGCATTAAAAACCGCCGCCCCTTCCGCGACCAGTTCATCGAACTGGCCAACCTCATGGTGACCAAGCTCGGCCAGTCCGGCGATTCGGCCAAGATGGTGGCCGACCTGCGCGCCCTGGTCGAGGGCATGGACATCAAGCCTGAAATCATGCGCGACGTGGGCTGGCGCATGTGGGCCGCTCACCGCTACGACGCCGCCCTGGCCTTTTGGAAGGAAGCCCTGGCCGACGGCCTGGGGGCCAACGATCCCCTGGTGGCCCGGGTCGTGCCGCTTTTGATCGAGCAGGGCAGGGTGGGCGAGGCCATGGCCATGCTTAAATCCCAGGCCCCGGAAGTGAACCAGCTTGGGCTGGCCTGGAGTCTGGCCGCCCAGAACCGCTGGGATCTGGTGGCCAAGCTGGCCCCGGGCCTGCCGGCGGGCCCCTACGCCGACCTGCTGGCCGCCATGGCCGGCCTGCAAAACGGCCAGGTCCCCATGGCCCTGGACAAGCTGCGCGCCCTGGCCGGACTGTCCGCCGCCGGCCTGGGTCAGGCCGCCGTGGCCGGATTCAACGCCGACGGGAAGCCGGTCAAGGGCGCGCTTACCCCGGCCCTGGCCCGCGAACTGTACCTGCGAATCATCCGCACCCTGGCCGAACAGCGAAACTTCGGCGGCTTTTTCTTCCTGACTCCGCCGGCCTGGGCCGCCGGGGTTGCGCCCAAGGCCCTGGCCGCCGTCCAGGCCGAGGCCGGCAAGGCCCTGTGGCGGGCCGGACGGCTGGCCGAGGCCTCGACCATGCTCACCGCCGCCCTGGGGGCCGACCCGTCCCTCAATCCGGCCCGGCTCTACCTCGCCCTGGTCAAGAAACGCCAGGGCCAGACCGCCGAGGCCCAGGCGCTTCTCACCCAGGCCCTGGCTGGCGCGTCGCCCTTTGACCGCGACTACGCCCTGGGCGAATTCGCCTTCCTAGACGGCGACAAGGCCCAGGCGCTGAACCACTTCCAACGCTGCCTGGCCCTGGCCCCGGCCGACGACGCCATGCGTCTTCGCGTCATTAGCCTGCTTGTTGATGATGTCCGTTTCGCCGAAGCCCGCCAGTACGCCTCCTGGTACGACGCCCAAGTGGCCAAGGGCGACCGGGCCGTTTTCGGAACCGCCGCCGTGGTGCGCCTGGAACTGGGCGATCCGGCCGGAGCCGAGGCCCTCTACCGCAAGCTCCTGGCCCAAAATCCCAATTCCCTCGACTACCTCAATGGACTTGGCCGGGCGCTTTCTCGTCAGAGCCGCTACGCCCAGACCGTCGCCGCCCTTGGCAACGCCTACGCCGCCTCGGCTGATCCGACCTTGGGGGCGCTTGTGTGCGAAGCCTCCTCGGCCCAGGGCGACTACCCCGAAGCCATTCGCCTGGCCGAAGTCGGGCTGGCCCAGTCGCCCAAGGACCGGGAACTGCTGCGCCTGGCCGCCGAAGCCGCCGAATTCGCCAAGGATCTGCCGGCTTGCGAAGGCTACTCGCGCCGCGCTCTCGAACTTGATCCCGACTCCCTGACCATGCAGAACATGCTTGGTCGGGTACTCCTGGATCAGGAGAAGTTCCTCGAGGCCGAGGAGCATTTTCAGGCCATCCTGGCGAGAAACCCCCATCAACTCTCCTCGCTTCGGGGGCTTTTGAGCGTCTACCAGCTCAGCGGCAAGGCCGACAAAGCCTACAAGGTGGCCAAGGCCCTGCGCGAGGCCGCGCCGGACGACGCCCCGGCCCAGCTCAAGTTCGCCATTGCCGCCGCCGGCGACCATGCTTTCCGGCCGGCCTATCCGGTGCTCGAAAAGCTCCATGAGTTCGGCCCGGGCAGCGGCGTGCTGTGCCTCTACTACGCCGACGTGCGCGACGCCGAAGCGCCGGGCAAGGTGCGCCTGTCCCAGATGATTGACCACATCCGGGCCGTGGCCGGCGTCGGCGGCATGTTCCTTGGCGTCGACGAACTGGCCGCCCGCCCCGTGGGCGATGAAGCCCGCAAGGAAAAGACCGGCAACACGCCGCCGGCCGTGGTCCTCATCGTGGACCGCACCGACGCCGCCGTGCTGGAGAAAATCGACGGCGAATTGGCTGCCGTGGGCGGGAAGGCCGTGCTGGTGGTGGGCGGCGAATCTTTGGTCCCGGGCACGCCGTATCTGCCCGACGCCGCGCTGGTGGCCCGCCTGCGCCAGACCGGCCGCTGGTCCCTGGCGCTTACCGACCACAATCCGCCAAGGGTCACCGCCCCTGGCGGCGGCAAGATGAGCCTGTGGCACGCCGCCGGAGCCGAGGCGGGCGAGGCCGGCGACGCCGGGGCGCGCCTCAAGGCCCGGCTGGCCGCCCTGGACCCCAAGGGCGAGATCCTTGGACAGACCCGGCCCGTCTTCTTCTACCCCGGCGGGGCCGCGCCCGAGGAACTGCTCACCGGCGAGTACGCCCCGTATCAGAAGGTGGTGGCCGAGACCTTCCCCATGGCCTTTGAACTCGGCCCCGAAGGATTCTGGACGCCAGTGGCCAATCCGCGCCAGATCGGCTCCAAGGCCGTTTCCCCGGCCATGGACGCCGCTGCCTTGCAAACCTGGCTGCGCGAGGCCGACCCCATGCGTAAGGTCTCCCTGGAGCTGGCCAAGGTCTATTCCTGGCAGGAGCAGACCGGACAGGCCGAGAACTACTTTGAGGAAGCCGCCTCCCTGGGGCTTAATCCCTCGGAAGTGACCTTCAACCGGGCGGTCAACGCCTACTACGCCTACGACGACCCAACAGCCCTGCATCTGGCCCAGCAGGCCATGGCCATGGCCCCGGACAGCCTGCGCGCCGCCGAGCAGCTCTTCCGGGCCGAACTGCGGGTGCGCCCCAAAGCCGAAGCCATGGCCACCACCTGGTGGGACAGCGACAACCGCCGCTACTGGTGGACCGGGCTTGGCGGCAACTACCACGTCCGCGACGACCTCATGGTCTTTGCCAAGGTCGGCCTGGTCGAGTGGTCCATCCAAAGCTACCAACGCCGGGGCTACATCCTTAAAGCCTACGCCAACGCCTTTGAAAACGGCGAAGTGTCGGCCGAGGATCTCTACGACATCGCCAACTCGCGCTACACCCAATCCCTGGGCGGCCAGGACGTCACCGTGGGCGGCCGCTGGTTCTTCCACCCGGAATACTGGCTGGAACTCCAAGGGCAGCTGACCACCACCGACGGCGGCCCCAGCGGCTGGGTCAACGGCCAGGCCACCGTCCACGGCCCCATCGCGCCCAAGGGGGCCAAAATCGACGGGACCTGGGAAGTGCAGGCCGCCCACGAGCGCATCGACACCGTGGAAGCCATCACCGACCAGATCATGGCCAACCGGTTGAGCATCTTCACCCATACCCGCATCCTCGACTTCTGGGATCTCTTTATAAACGCCCACGGCATCTCGCGCACCGACGGCAACAACACCGGCTCCATCGACGGCCGGCTGCTGCGCCGCCTCATCGAGTACCCGCTGTTCTCCATGGGCTACGCCTTCCAGTTCGCCAACAGCGACCGCAATCCCATCCAGTACTGGGCTCCCCAGGATCTGGCCACCCACCTGGCCTACGGCTCCTTTGGCTACGCGCCCAGCAAATGGTTCAACGTCAACGGCAGCCTCGGCTATGGCGTCTCCAGCGACCGCAACAACAGCTGGCGGGAAGTCTGGCGCGCCAACGCCGGCATGGACATCACCATGCGCGACAGGTTAAAGCTGTCGCTGAAGTACTCCTACTTCAGCACACCAGACTATAACCTCAGCGAAGCATGGGCAGGAATAAGCTACACCTTCTGA
- a CDS encoding polysaccharide deacetylase family protein has protein sequence MRKCFRYLFQYAILIVFGYFIYQTAFRREDPPVHDRAAWTQRDGFVALSYGGITIDERVHSLVTKERLREQLAALAKAGYETVTTADLVDFYTKNKPLPEKALYLMFEGGRKDSVLFSQPVLTGVGFNAALYLYGDHLTGWNRFFVRQNELRKIADNPFWDVGAMGFHSELINQTPSGGYAYYLTERLAAAPGRPEESLEAFGVRVAEDFTLARTSIETLGKVTPQGYVFMPANTLGGSLPEALARPNAEALAANFPLAFTRIGETYNSRDVDPRRLTRLQVGPDWSAERLLLEIESRQPRSRYMDFTQTVRQGLWQTTLGELTALGDTLALTPPAGKDGFARLRGTEGFENFTVQLKAMPPEGDGAALVYLRYRDFESFLRIRVTAQRVTVQEKTGPSLNTIFQYALPLDHAGSVALDACVKGNRLLLSVDGKAVANYPIPLTAETRRGSLALGASDEGDAAPQAAGFSEMRLATFPPRWISAPNIADVPLGDARTLTAVVLPTDSLEADPLRDAAALITAAAGGVEVHLDLSGQDPAVVEEALARVADAPAGLVFSKLLRGFVLTLGKPEDLGRLIQAATKLKAKGYSVALRVEAAAVPRLLEADLGLAPDWLLFDMPPPADDTATTALENRFDRSRMLYRAASQAGSATVSYEVKG, from the coding sequence ATGAGAAAATGCTTTCGCTACCTCTTCCAATACGCCATCCTGATCGTTTTTGGCTATTTCATCTACCAGACGGCCTTTCGGCGTGAGGATCCGCCTGTTCATGACCGGGCTGCCTGGACCCAGCGCGACGGTTTTGTGGCCTTAAGCTACGGCGGCATCACCATCGACGAACGCGTCCATTCCCTGGTGACCAAGGAGCGGTTGCGCGAACAGCTCGCCGCCTTGGCTAAGGCTGGCTATGAAACCGTCACGACAGCCGATCTTGTGGATTTTTATACCAAAAACAAGCCGCTCCCGGAAAAGGCCCTGTATCTGATGTTCGAAGGCGGCCGCAAGGACAGCGTGCTGTTCAGCCAGCCGGTGCTGACCGGGGTCGGGTTTAACGCGGCGCTCTACCTTTACGGCGACCATCTGACCGGCTGGAACCGGTTTTTCGTGCGCCAAAACGAGTTGCGCAAGATCGCCGACAATCCCTTCTGGGACGTCGGGGCCATGGGCTTCCATTCCGAACTCATCAACCAGACCCCTTCTGGCGGCTACGCCTACTACCTGACCGAACGCCTGGCCGCCGCCCCCGGCCGGCCCGAGGAGAGTCTGGAAGCCTTTGGCGTCCGGGTGGCCGAGGATTTCACCCTGGCCCGGACCTCCATCGAGACTCTCGGCAAGGTCACGCCCCAGGGCTACGTCTTCATGCCGGCCAACACCCTGGGCGGCAGCCTCCCCGAAGCCCTGGCCCGGCCCAACGCCGAGGCCCTGGCCGCCAACTTCCCCCTGGCCTTCACCCGCATCGGCGAGACCTACAACAGCCGCGACGTCGATCCCCGGCGGCTGACCCGTCTGCAGGTCGGCCCGGACTGGAGCGCCGAACGGCTGCTGCTGGAAATCGAATCCCGCCAGCCCCGCTCGCGCTACATGGACTTCACCCAGACCGTGCGCCAGGGCCTGTGGCAAACGACCCTGGGCGAGTTGACCGCCCTGGGCGACACGTTGGCCCTGACCCCGCCCGCCGGCAAGGACGGCTTCGCCCGCCTGCGCGGCACCGAGGGTTTCGAGAACTTCACCGTGCAGCTTAAGGCCATGCCCCCCGAGGGCGACGGCGCGGCCCTGGTCTACCTGCGCTACCGCGACTTCGAGTCCTTCCTGCGCATCCGGGTCACGGCTCAGCGGGTGACGGTCCAGGAAAAGACCGGGCCTTCGCTCAACACCATCTTCCAGTACGCCCTGCCTCTGGACCACGCCGGATCGGTAGCCCTGGACGCCTGCGTCAAGGGCAACCGGCTGCTGCTCTCCGTGGACGGCAAGGCCGTGGCCAACTATCCCATTCCGCTCACCGCCGAGACCCGCCGGGGCAGCCTGGCCCTGGGCGCCAGCGACGAAGGCGACGCCGCTCCCCAGGCCGCCGGCTTCTCCGAAATGCGCCTGGCCACCTTCCCGCCGCGCTGGATAAGCGCCCCAAACATCGCCGATGTGCCCCTGGGCGACGCCCGCACGCTGACGGCCGTGGTGCTGCCCACGGACAGCCTGGAGGCCGATCCCCTGCGCGACGCCGCCGCGCTCATCACCGCCGCGGCCGGCGGCGTGGAGGTCCATCTTGACCTGTCCGGCCAGGACCCGGCCGTGGTGGAGGAAGCCCTGGCCCGGGTGGCCGACGCTCCGGCCGGTCTGGTCTTCTCAAAGCTTCTGCGCGGCTTTGTGCTGACCCTTGGCAAGCCCGAGGACCTCGGCCGGCTGATCCAGGCCGCGACCAAGCTCAAGGCCAAGGGCTATTCCGTGGCTCTTCGCGTGGAAGCCGCAGCCGTGCCAAGGCTCCTGGAAGCCGATCTGGGCCTGGCCCCGGACTGGCTGCTCTTTGACATGCCGCCGCCGGCCGACGACACGGCGACCACTGCCCTGGAAAACCGGTTCGACCGCTCCCGGATGCTGTACCGGGCCGCCTCCCAGGCCGGCTCCGCAACCGTCTCCTACGAAGTGAAGGGGTAG